The DNA sequence TCGACCAGGAAGTAGTGCTTGAGGCCGCGGTGGACCAGTGAACGTTCGATGATCTCGCCGTACCGTGACACGTCGTTGTTGCCGCCGGACAGCAGGCACACCACGGTCCAGCCGGGTTCGATCGGAAGATCCTCGAGTGCTGTTGCCGCGAGTGCACCTGCGGGCTCGGCGATGATGCCCTCGTTCTGATAGAGCTCGAGCATCGCCGAACAGATCGCACCCTCGTCGACGTGGGTGATGTGTGTGGCTCCGGCTGGCAGTTCCTCGTGTCCTCGATGCACTGTGCCGGACGGTGGCAGATCGGGATGCTGGGCCACCGTTGCGCCGGCGTCCGCCATCACCCGATGACCCAGTGCGCCAATGCGTTTGACAGCCGCACCATCGACAAAAGGGTCGATGTCGGTCAGGGTGACCGGGCCGCCCTCGACAAGAGCGGCCGACATCGATACCGCACCGGTGGGTTCCACCCCGACGATACGGACCTCCGGGCTGTGCGCACGCAGGTAGGTCACCATGCCTGCGAGCGCCCCACCACCGCCTACGGGTATCACCACCAGGTCAGGGGTGGCGCCGAGTTGCTCGACGATCTCCTTGGCGATGGTGCCTTGACCTGCGGCCGTACGAGTGTCGTCGAACGCGTGGATCCAGGTCGCACCGGTCTCCAGCACATCGGCCTGCGCAGCCGCAGCGGCAGCATCGTAGGTGTCCCCGACCGCGATCAGTTCCACGAAATCGCCTCCGTGCCAACGGATACGGTCGCGCTTCTGCTTTGGCGTGTTGGTGGGAACGTAGATCCGGCTGTGGATCTGCATCGTGCGCGCTGCGTAGGCGACGCCCTGGGCGTGATTGCCCGCGCTCGCCGCCACCACACCGGCTGCACGCTCGGCCTCGGTGAGAAGCGACATCACGTTGTAGGCACCGCGGATCTTGTACGAACGGACCGACTGCAGATCTTCACGCTTGAGGTAGACCTGTGCGCCCGTGTTCGCCGACAGACGCTCGCTGAGCTGCAGCGGGGTCGCCACCACCACATTGCCGATTCGCTCCGCCGCCGCCTCGATCGCATCGGCGTCGAGGTCGGGAGCGGTGGCGTGCGGAGTCGGATCAGCTGTGTGTCGTGTGGTCACGGTCCCTATGGTCTCACTGGACTTCCAGCGATTTACTCAGCGGGTTCGAGCACGAACACCGGGATCGCCCGGTCGGTCTTCTTCTGGTAGTCGGCGTAAGGCGGGAATGCCGCCACGGCGCGCTCCCACCATTCGGCCTTCTCGTCGCCGGTGACCTCGCGGGCGATCATGTCCGTGACCACCGGGCCATCGCGCAGCTCCACGTGCGGGTTGGCCACCACGTTGTAGTACCACACAGGGTTCTTCGGTGCGCCACCCAGCGAGGCAACAGCGGCGTACTTACCCTCGTTCTCCACGCGCATCAGCGGCGACTTGCGGAGCTTGCCGGACTTGCGCCCCACCGACGTCAGGACCACCACCGGCATACCGTTGAGTTCGTTACCCTCGGTTCCGCCGGAGGCCTCGATCTTCTCGGCCTGCTCGCGCGCCCAATCGCTGGTACTCGGTTCGTACTCGCCCTGAAGTGGCATCGGTTCTGCTTCTTTCCGCTGGAGTGACGTTCGGTTCGATCAGCTACAACCCCGGGGTCGCCCGAGCCTATTCCGTACGAGCAACCTCAGGTGGCCAGGCAGGAGGGCCCCAACAGCGCCTTGAGGTCACCCATCAGGGCCGACGTCGGGTTGACCCTCAATTGGTCGTCGAGTTTGAGGGTGGTGGCCTTGTCGCCGCTGATCAGGCGCACATGCACATCGGCGGTGCCGGGATGGCGCACCAGTACCTGCTTGAGCGCACTGACGCGGTCCGCTGTACACAACCGGGTGGGCATCGTCAGGGAGATCGGCTTCCCGACGCCCACGTGAGACAGGTCCGGAACCGCGAGGTCGTTGGCTGAGATCATCATGCTGTCGTCGCGCAGATTGACCCGTGCCTTCACCAGCACCACCGCGTCGGAGGCGATGTCCATGCCGTACGCCTGGTAGGCGCGGGGGAAGAAGTAGACCTCGACCCCACCGACCATGTCCTCGATCTGCACCACCGCATACGACTCGCCCTTTTTGTTGACGCGTCTGGTCACTGCGGAGATGATGCCGCCGATCACGATCTGGGCCCCGTCCTTGACGTTGCCCTCCAGGAGCGAGCTGATCGAAGTATCGGTCTGGGCAGAGATGACGTGCTCGACCCCGTTGAGCGGGTGCCCGGACACATACAGCCCCAGCATCTCTCGCTCCAGGGCGAGCTTGTGCTTGGTGTCCCATTCCTCGTCGGGGACCTTGACGGCGAAGGCGTCGTCGGTCATCGCACCACCGTCACCGCCGGCGTCGCCGAACAGGTCGAATTGGCCGACGGCTTCGGCCTTCTTGGTACCCAGGACAGCGTCGACCGCATCGGCGTGGACCAGGAACAGCCCTTTACGGGCGTGACCGAGCGAGTCGAAGGCGCCTGCTTTGATGAGCGACTCGGTGACCTTCTTGTTGCAGGCCGTGACGTTGATCTTGGCAAGGTAGTCCGAGAAGCTCGAGAAGTTCGATTTCTCCTCCCGCGCAGCGAGAATCGAGGCGACCACACCTGTTCCGACGTTGCGCACCGCGGCGAGTCCGAACCGGATGTCGTCGCCGACAGCCGCAAAGTTCTGCTGAGAGTGGTTGACATCGGGTGGCAGCACCGTGATGCCGAGGCGCCGGCAGTCGGCCAGGTAGATCGCGGCCTTGTCCTTGTCGTCGGCCACCGACGTGAGCAGACCGGCCATGTACTCGGCCGGGTAGTTGGCCTTGAGATAGGCGGTCCAGAACGAGACCAGTCCGTAGCCGGCTGCGTGCGACTTGTTGAAGGCGTATCCGGCGAACGGGAGGATGGTGTCCCATAGTGCCTTGATCGCGGCCTCGGAGAATCCGTTGTCGAGCATTCCCTGGCGGAAACCGGCGTACGCCTTCTCGAGTTCGGACAGCTTCTTCTTACCCATGGCCCGACGGAGCAGGTCGGCCTGTCCGAGCGAGTAACCGGCGACCTTCTGGGCGATCTGCATGATCTGCTCTTGGTAGACGATCAGGCCGTAGGTGTCGGCCAGGATCTCCTTGAGCGGGTCTTCGAGCTCGGGATGGATGGGGGTGACCGGCTGCCTGTTGTTCTTGCGGTCGGCGTAGTCGTTGTGGGCGTTCATGCCCATCGGTCCGGGGCGGTACAGCGCGAGCACTGCAACGATGTCGCCGAATCCCGTGGGCTGCATACGCTTGAGGAGCTCACGCATCGGCCCGCCGTCGAGCTGGAACACCCCGAGGGTGTCTCCCCTGGCGAGCAACTCGTAGGTCTTGGGATCATCCAGCGGCAACGAATCCAAGTCGAGATCCATGTTGCGGTTGAGCTTGAGGTTGTCGATCGCGTCGCCGATGACCGTGAGGTTGCGCAACCCCAGGAAGTCCATCTTCAACAGGCCGATGGCCTCACACGAGGGGTAGTCCCAGCCGGTGATGATGGCGCCGTCCTGCGGGCGCTTCCATACCGGGATCGCCTCGGTCAGCGGCTCGGACGACATGATCACCGCGCAGGCGTGCACACCGGCGTTGCGGATCAGCCCTTCGAGCCCCAGTGCGGTGTCGTAGATCTTCTTGACATCGGGATCGGTCTCGATGAGCTGGCGGACCTCGCTGGCCTCTTTGTACCGATCGTGCGTGGGATCGGTGATTCCCGCGATCGAGATGTCCTTGGCCATGATGGGCGGCGGCAGCGCCTTGGTGATGCGGTCGGCGATGGCGTATCCGGGCTGACCGAACTGGACGCGGGCGGAGTCCTTGATCGCGGCCTTGGTCTTGATGGTTCCGAAGGTGATGACCTGGGCGACCTTGTCGCTGCCCCACCTCTCGGTGGCGTAACGCACCATGTCGCCGCGGCGACGGTCGTCGAAGTCGATGTCGATATCGGGCATCGACACACGCTCGGGGTTGAGGAATCGCTCGAAGAGCAACCCGTACGGGATCGGGTCGATGTTGGTGATGCCCAACGCCCAGGCCACCAGCGAACCGGCGGCCGAACCACGACCGGGCCCCACCCGGATCCCGACCTCGTTGGCGTGCCTGATGAGGTCCCCGACCACCAGGAAGTACGCGGGAAAGCCCATCTGGATGATGACGTCCAGCTCGTAGTTCGCTCGCTCGAGGTATTCCTGCGGCACCTCGCGGTCCGGGAACCGCCGGGTCTTGAGACCTTGGGCCACCTCTTTGCGCAACCATGTCTGCTGCGTTTCGCCCTCGGGCACCGGGAACACAGGCATCCGGTCACGGTGTTCGAACACCTCGGCGTAGCTCTGCACCCTCTCGCCGATTAGCAGGGTGTTGTCGCAGCCGCCGGGCACCTCCTTGTCCCACAACTCGCGCATCTCGGCGGCCGACTTGAGGTAGTAGCCATCGCCGTCGAACTTGAAGCGTGTGGGATCGGACAGGGTCTTGCCCGTCTGCACACAGAGCAGGGCCTCGTGGCTCGCCGCGTGGCCCTTGGTGACGTAGTGGCAGTCGTTGGTGACCAGGGGTGGGATCCCGAGCTTGCGGCCGATCTCCAGCAGCCCGTCGCGGACCCGGCCTTCGATCTCGAGGCCGTGTTCCATCAATTCGAGGAAGAAGTTCTCTTTCCCGAAGATGTCCTGCCATTTGGCGGCGGCTTCGAGTGCCTCGCGCTCGTGACCGAGACGCAGCCGCGTCTGCACCTCGCCGGACGGGCAGCCGGTGGTCGCGATGATGCCCTCGGCGTGAGCTGCGATCAGCTCGGCGTCCATACGCGACCACTTGCCGAGCTGGCCTTCGATGGAGGCCAGCGACGACAGCTTGAACAGGTTGCGCAGACCGGCGGCGTTCTCGGCCACCATCGTCATGTGGGTGTAGGCGCCCGAACCCGAGACGTCGTCGCCCTTTTGCTCACGACTTCCCCAGAGCACCCGCTTGGTGTTGAAGCGCGACTCCGGCGCGATGTAGGCCTCGATACCGATGATGGGCTTGACCCCCATGTCGGTGGCGACGTTGTAGAACTCGCTGCCGCCGAACATGTTTCCGTGGTCGGTCATGCCGATCGCGGACATCTCCAACCTCGTGGCCTCGGCGATCATCGGTTTGACCTTCGCCGCCCCGTCAAGCATCGAGTACTCAGTGTGGTTATGCAGATGCACAAACGAATCCGACACGCGTCGCCTCTCATTTCGAACTCTCGAGCGCCTGCGCCGCCACCGGAGACGGGGGCCGTGACGCAAGGTCTTCAGTCTAGGCGGGGGTACCGACGCCGACGGGCAGGCGCGTCCGACGCCTCCCGGAGTGGTGACGCATGGTGCTGATGTGACAACTCAGGCCACGAGCAGGATGGCGATCAGTATCGCGATCGCCACCACCACCAGTCCCACGAGCAGCGCGATCATCACCGCATTGGAACCCGACGGCGCACCGGTGTTGTGTCCGGCAGCGCCTTGGCCTGCCTGCGGGTGCACGGACCTTCCATGAGCCGTGGGGGCCGGGGTGTGCTGAAATCCCTGACCGTACTGCTGGGAGACGAGATGCTGCGGGGTCGGTGACGGCTGAAACCGCTGGTGTGTCGGGGGCGTTCCTGCGTCAGGACGTGCGACGGGCATCGGCGGTGGCGTGGAGGTGACGGGTCGGCGTGCCGCCTGGGCCGGGTATCCGACAGTCCCGTTTGCTTGCCGCAACGCGGACTGCAACGCGTCGGTGAACTGCCGGCAGTTGGCGAATCGGTCATCGGCTTCTTTGGCCATGGCCTTCGCGATCACCGAGTCCACGGCAGGCGGCACCGACGGAACCAGTTCCGAGAGCTTCGGGACCGGCTTGCTCAGATGACCGCTGATCGCGTCGGCCGTGCTGTCGCCACGGAACGGCACTCGGCCTGCAATCAGATGAAAGACGGTGGCGGCCAGCGAGTACTGGTCGGTGCGCGGATCGACGGGCTGACCCTTGAGTTGTTCGGGCGAGGCGTACGACAGAGTCGCGAGGACGGTGCCCACCACCGTTAGCGACTCGGTTTCGTTTGCTGCCTTTGCCACACCGAAATCCGTGAGCAGCACGCGCTGCTCGTCATCCTGGAGTGAGTACCGGCGCTCGATCCCGTCG is a window from the Williamsia sp. DF01-3 genome containing:
- a CDS encoding serine/threonine-protein kinase is translated as MLQPGSWIAGYRVERALGSGGMGAVYLAKHPELPRSDAIKVLGEQVGADEQFRKRFLREAEVAAGLDHPNIVTIYNRGRNDGMLWIAMQYVPGTDCAQELHRAQEKAGSDVGLPPERVVRIAGEIARGLDYAHRKGLLHRDIKPANILLSEVESDEYGDGIERRYSLQDDEQRVLLTDFGVAKAANETESLTVVGTVLATLSYASPEQLKGQPVDPRTDQYSLAATVFHLIAGRVPFRGDSTADAISGHLSKPVPKLSELVPSVPPAVDSVIAKAMAKEADDRFANCRQFTDALQSALRQANGTVGYPAQAARRPVTSTPPPMPVARPDAGTPPTHQRFQPSPTPQHLVSQQYGQGFQHTPAPTAHGRSVHPQAGQGAAGHNTGAPSGSNAVMIALLVGLVVVAIAILIAILLVA
- a CDS encoding nitroreductase family deazaflavin-dependent oxidoreductase yields the protein MPLQGEYEPSTSDWAREQAEKIEASGGTEGNELNGMPVVVLTSVGRKSGKLRKSPLMRVENEGKYAAVASLGGAPKNPVWYYNVVANPHVELRDGPVVTDMIAREVTGDEKAEWWERAVAAFPPYADYQKKTDRAIPVFVLEPAE
- the ilvA gene encoding threonine ammonia-lyase IlvA, giving the protein MGTVTTRHTADPTPHATAPDLDADAIEAAAERIGNVVVATPLQLSERLSANTGAQVYLKREDLQSVRSYKIRGAYNVMSLLTEAERAAGVVAASAGNHAQGVAYAARTMQIHSRIYVPTNTPKQKRDRIRWHGGDFVELIAVGDTYDAAAAAAQADVLETGATWIHAFDDTRTAAGQGTIAKEIVEQLGATPDLVVIPVGGGGALAGMVTYLRAHSPEVRIVGVEPTGAVSMSAALVEGGPVTLTDIDPFVDGAAVKRIGALGHRVMADAGATVAQHPDLPPSGTVHRGHEELPAGATHITHVDEGAICSAMLELYQNEGIIAEPAGALAATALEDLPIEPGWTVVCLLSGGNNDVSRYGEIIERSLVHRGLKHYFLVDFPQEPGALRRFLDEVLGPDDDVTLFEYVKRNNRETGAALVGVELGAPEGLGPLLARMDASRLKCERLEPGSPAYRYLT
- the dnaE gene encoding DNA polymerase III subunit alpha; amino-acid sequence: MSDSFVHLHNHTEYSMLDGAAKVKPMIAEATRLEMSAIGMTDHGNMFGGSEFYNVATDMGVKPIIGIEAYIAPESRFNTKRVLWGSREQKGDDVSGSGAYTHMTMVAENAAGLRNLFKLSSLASIEGQLGKWSRMDAELIAAHAEGIIATTGCPSGEVQTRLRLGHEREALEAAAKWQDIFGKENFFLELMEHGLEIEGRVRDGLLEIGRKLGIPPLVTNDCHYVTKGHAASHEALLCVQTGKTLSDPTRFKFDGDGYYLKSAAEMRELWDKEVPGGCDNTLLIGERVQSYAEVFEHRDRMPVFPVPEGETQQTWLRKEVAQGLKTRRFPDREVPQEYLERANYELDVIIQMGFPAYFLVVGDLIRHANEVGIRVGPGRGSAAGSLVAWALGITNIDPIPYGLLFERFLNPERVSMPDIDIDFDDRRRGDMVRYATERWGSDKVAQVITFGTIKTKAAIKDSARVQFGQPGYAIADRITKALPPPIMAKDISIAGITDPTHDRYKEASEVRQLIETDPDVKKIYDTALGLEGLIRNAGVHACAVIMSSEPLTEAIPVWKRPQDGAIITGWDYPSCEAIGLLKMDFLGLRNLTVIGDAIDNLKLNRNMDLDLDSLPLDDPKTYELLARGDTLGVFQLDGGPMRELLKRMQPTGFGDIVAVLALYRPGPMGMNAHNDYADRKNNRQPVTPIHPELEDPLKEILADTYGLIVYQEQIMQIAQKVAGYSLGQADLLRRAMGKKKLSELEKAYAGFRQGMLDNGFSEAAIKALWDTILPFAGYAFNKSHAAGYGLVSFWTAYLKANYPAEYMAGLLTSVADDKDKAAIYLADCRRLGITVLPPDVNHSQQNFAAVGDDIRFGLAAVRNVGTGVVASILAAREEKSNFSSFSDYLAKINVTACNKKVTESLIKAGAFDSLGHARKGLFLVHADAVDAVLGTKKAEAVGQFDLFGDAGGDGGAMTDDAFAVKVPDEEWDTKHKLALEREMLGLYVSGHPLNGVEHVISAQTDTSISSLLEGNVKDGAQIVIGGIISAVTRRVNKKGESYAVVQIEDMVGGVEVYFFPRAYQAYGMDIASDAVVLVKARVNLRDDSMMISANDLAVPDLSHVGVGKPISLTMPTRLCTADRVSALKQVLVRHPGTADVHVRLISGDKATTLKLDDQLRVNPTSALMGDLKALLGPSCLAT